A window from Solanum stenotomum isolate F172 chromosome 7, ASM1918654v1, whole genome shotgun sequence encodes these proteins:
- the LOC125870567 gene encoding serine/threonine-protein kinase OXI1-like yields MLRSSPSAMNNLEKPEIASIQLRSLKVISSLGRGAKGVVFLVQTEDGELLALKTILRASIEKNKASTNSEYKRIYLERDVLNSFQHPLLPKLKGVVSTDKIVGYAIDYCPGGDLNTLRKKQTEKMFSDDTIRFYTAELVLALEHLHGSGIVYRDLKPENVMIQENGHIMLIDFDLSTKLPHKSTPEAPQIETAKLSVQTASKSKKKNRFSRFNKFRNSEISPDDSIHSARLAPLEFDPIEKSNSFVGTEEYLSPEIILGNGHDFSVDWWCLGVVLYEMLYGTTPFRGSNRKETYYRILSKAPDLVGEATPLRNLINKLLEKDPKQRISVDEIKGHDFFRSVDWDLIVQLPRPPFIPAPFDEELSILKGNKEIDVELFVQGVFKVEEEEHDEHCKMNSQANHGDEINVTQVDKFLVF; encoded by the exons ATGTTGCGGTCGTCACCTTCCGCCATGAACAACCTTGAAAAGCCAGAGATTGCGTCGATACAATTGCGGAGTTTGAAGGTAATTTCCTCCCTTGGCCGCGGAGCTAAAGGAGTGGTGTTTTTGGTTCAGACAGAAGACGGTGAGTTGCTTGCTCTCAAAACTATTTTGAGAGCTTCAATTGAGAAGAACAAAGCCAGTACGAACAGCGAATACAAACGAATCTACCTCGAGCGTGACGTACTCAATTCATTTCAGCATCCGCTTCTGCCTAAACTCAAAGGAGTTgtatcgacggataagattgttGGATATGCCATTGATTACTGTCCTGGTGGTGATCTCAATACTCTTCGGAAAAAACAAACTGAAAAAATGTTCTCAGACGATACCATAAG ATTCTACACGGCGGAGTTAGTGCTGGCATTGGAGCATCTACATGGATCAGGGATTGTATACAGAGATTTGAAGCCAGAAAACGTGATGATTCAAGAGAATGGTCATATAATGCTAATCGATTTCGATCTCTCTACAAAACTTCCACACAAATCTACTCCAGAAGCCCCGCAAATAGAAACAGCTAAACTATCGGTACAAACCGCGTCAAAGAGCAAAAAGAAGAACCGGTTTTCTCGCTTCAACAAATTTCGCAACTCGGAAATCTCTCCAGACGATTCTATTCACTCAGCTCGACTCGCTCCTCTCGAATTCGATCCGATCGAGAAATCAAATTCATTCGTCGGAACCGAGGAGTATTTGTCGCCGGAGATCATTTTAGGTAACGGCCATGACTTCTCGGTAGACTGGTGGtgtttaggagtagtattgtaCGAGATGCTGTACGGAACGACGCCGTTTAGGGGCTCAAATCGAAAGGAAACATATTATCGTATACTCTCCAAGGCGCCAGATTTAGTAGGTGAGGCGACGCCATTGAGAAACTTGATAAACAAGTTACTCGAAAAGGATCCGAAGCAGAGGATCTCTGTGGATGAAATCAAAGGTCACGATTTCTTCAGATCCGTAGACTGGGATTTGATTGTGCAACTTCCAAGGCCGCCGTTTATTCCAGCGCCATTTGATGAGGAGTTGAGTATTTTAAAAGGGAATAAGGAAATTGATGTGGAGTTATTTGTACAGGGAGTGTTCAAAGTTGAAGAGGAGGAACACGATGAACACTGCAAAATGAATTCGCAAGCTAACCATGGTGATGAAATTAATGTCACCCAAGTTGATAAATTTTTGGTCTTTTGA